Proteins co-encoded in one Halomicroarcula saliterrae genomic window:
- a CDS encoding CFI-box-CTERM domain-containing protein encodes MWRHRHRTAFHHQTPISDGGSHDLDNLETICRACHAAEHPVKTTLSEALTNNQRLRMQYRSSSGTRVRGLDPYGMAMHEGIQYLVGYDYYREEIRIFRPTRIEWVELQPETFIPPADWDTSQYLANEMGFQRTDSDSCFIATAAYGSPTASEIDVLRRFRDDILAKSYLTRWLISMYYALSPPIARWISRSRRRRTAVRRLFVAPLVRLIERVWS; translated from the coding sequence GTGTGGCGCCACCGACACAGAACTGCATTCCACCATCAAACACCCATCTCGGATGGTGGCAGCCACGATCTAGACAACCTCGAGACGATCTGTCGGGCCTGCCACGCAGCCGAACACCCTGTCAAAACCACGCTCTCCGAGGCACTCACGAACAACCAGCGATTGCGGATGCAATATCGGTCGTCCAGTGGCACCCGTGTCCGCGGACTCGACCCATACGGCATGGCCATGCACGAAGGGATCCAGTACCTGGTGGGCTACGATTACTACCGCGAGGAAATCCGAATCTTCAGGCCCACCAGGATCGAGTGGGTCGAACTACAGCCAGAGACGTTCATCCCGCCGGCAGATTGGGACACCAGTCAGTATCTCGCCAACGAGATGGGATTCCAACGGACCGACTCCGACAGCTGTTTCATTGCCACCGCGGCGTATGGGTCACCGACAGCATCGGAGATAGACGTCCTCCGTCGATTCCGCGACGACATCCTCGCCAAATCATATCTGACCCGCTGGCTGATTTCAATGTACTACGCCCTGAGCCCACCTATCGCCCGGTGGATTAGCCGGAGTCGCAGGCGGCGAACTGCCGTCCGTCGCCTGTTCGTGGCGCCGTTGGTCAGATTGATAGAGAGGGTTTGGAGTTAG
- a CDS encoding histidine kinase N-terminal 7TM domain-containing protein has translation MVGLIGGSLVGLSIASGIASVGLALYLSRHRGRPGATWFMASLTAQGIWAVAYGLGLTLTDPGLRAAAEALAWIGMNCTGPFFLAFALEYTGRSTVTQNRWVPVLLLSPMATLGLGVTHPLHTLLWRDFRFASVFDLGTVLYSIQPLGYVTVILSLSMAGIGVLLLVETMLAYGKIYRRETVAIVLSPIPASIPLLVWLGQIGPYPQLNFTPALLLTHVTLDAYAFSSTSMFETNPVTQRAAERSAVDDLDDPLLVVDGDQRVVKLNDSAQALFEISMEQLPRSFAALVGTDLDTLRTTGDLSLDSRTYGVSYTPLETPDGGRVGGIVVLYDITTERNQRQQLSVLNRVLRHNLRNEMTIVRGHADSVQSNWTDSQLLTQMNSIIGASDRLLSISEQMRDFEQVVDREIEQQAVDCLDFIETVRMDVRDTYPEASVAVVADAAPDHVRTDPTVLSLALSTLVENAIRHSDDPVPTVELFCSDDDADETVIFQVKDTNDRIPENELAALGADEEQPLQHGRSIGLWIVNWAVTAVGGQLRFQYESGNVATIELPADTHRD, from the coding sequence GTGGTAGGGCTGATAGGCGGTAGTCTTGTTGGACTATCAATTGCGTCAGGTATTGCGAGTGTCGGATTAGCGCTGTACCTATCCAGACACCGTGGGCGACCTGGTGCGACGTGGTTCATGGCCTCGTTGACTGCACAAGGTATCTGGGCGGTCGCATACGGGCTGGGACTCACACTGACTGACCCAGGACTTCGAGCGGCAGCAGAAGCGCTGGCTTGGATCGGAATGAACTGCACTGGCCCGTTCTTCCTCGCCTTCGCACTCGAGTATACTGGGCGCAGTACAGTGACACAGAATCGATGGGTGCCTGTACTCCTTCTCTCGCCGATGGCGACGCTGGGACTCGGGGTGACACACCCGCTCCATACGCTACTCTGGCGAGACTTTCGGTTTGCATCGGTATTCGACCTTGGGACGGTCCTGTACTCGATTCAGCCGCTGGGCTACGTGACGGTTATCTTGAGTCTCTCGATGGCGGGTATTGGTGTGCTCTTACTCGTCGAAACCATGCTCGCCTATGGGAAAATCTATCGCCGGGAGACCGTTGCTATCGTGCTCAGTCCGATCCCCGCCTCGATACCACTGCTCGTATGGCTCGGGCAAATCGGTCCGTATCCACAGCTCAATTTCACGCCTGCACTGCTGCTCACGCACGTGACCCTTGACGCGTATGCGTTTTCGAGTACGTCGATGTTCGAGACGAATCCGGTGACACAACGAGCGGCCGAACGCAGTGCTGTGGATGATTTGGATGACCCACTTCTGGTGGTCGATGGGGATCAACGTGTTGTGAAGCTCAACGACAGTGCTCAGGCTCTTTTCGAGATCTCGATGGAGCAACTCCCACGTAGTTTTGCAGCACTCGTTGGAACCGATTTAGATACACTCCGGACCACCGGAGACTTGTCGCTCGACTCGCGTACCTATGGCGTCTCGTATACTCCATTAGAGACACCTGACGGCGGGCGTGTCGGCGGTATCGTCGTCCTGTATGATATCACCACTGAACGGAACCAACGACAGCAACTGTCCGTGCTCAACCGTGTGTTGCGACACAACCTCAGAAACGAAATGACGATTGTCAGAGGACATGCCGACTCGGTACAATCGAACTGGACTGATTCACAACTGCTCACACAGATGAATTCTATCATCGGGGCAAGCGACCGGTTGCTTTCGATTTCCGAACAGATGCGCGATTTCGAACAGGTCGTGGATAGAGAGATTGAACAGCAGGCGGTCGACTGTTTGGATTTCATAGAGACAGTCCGTATGGATGTTCGTGACACGTACCCTGAGGCGAGTGTGGCCGTAGTGGCCGATGCAGCACCCGATCACGTTCGGACTGATCCGACAGTCCTCTCGCTCGCGCTGTCCACTCTTGTAGAGAACGCGATTCGACACTCCGATGACCCTGTCCCGACTGTCGAATTATTTTGTAGCGATGATGACGCCGACGAGACGGTCATATTCCAAGTGAAGGATACTAACGACCGGATTCCCGAGAATGAGCTAGCAGCGCTGGGGGCAGATGAGGAACAACCGCTTCAACATGGTCGCAGTATCGGCCTCTGGATCGTCAATTGGGCCGTCACGGCAGTCGGTGGGCAACTCAGGTTCCAGTATGAGAGTGGGAACGTCGCTACAATTGAACTCCCTGCCGATACCCACAGAGACTGA
- a CDS encoding winged helix-turn-helix domain-containing protein, with amino-acid sequence MTEFDPAPESTATEPRWQQGEDTFSRVYDVAMGITSPTPAAEIADVADCSPNAAKKHLDRLAKMGIVSVNRDGRPVQYERNEGYLEWQDASRIADELTVEEIIERVSELEEERADYEDEFDATDPTAVSVYDQDSHEAIHDRMTAVSEWRGVIRDIRLYELARQLAENDGHLIPA; translated from the coding sequence ATGACGGAGTTTGATCCGGCGCCAGAGTCAACAGCCACCGAGCCACGGTGGCAGCAGGGAGAGGATACGTTCAGTCGTGTCTACGATGTCGCTATGGGGATTACGTCACCCACCCCCGCTGCCGAGATTGCAGATGTCGCAGATTGCTCTCCGAACGCTGCCAAAAAGCATCTTGATCGACTGGCGAAGATGGGTATCGTCAGTGTGAACCGTGACGGCCGGCCCGTGCAGTACGAACGCAACGAGGGGTATCTAGAATGGCAAGATGCCAGCCGGATTGCTGACGAACTGACCGTCGAGGAGATTATCGAACGGGTCAGTGAGCTCGAAGAAGAACGGGCCGACTATGAAGACGAATTTGACGCTACCGATCCAACTGCTGTGAGCGTTTACGACCAGGACAGTCACGAGGCTATTCATGACCGGATGACTGCAGTCAGTGAGTGGCGCGGTGTCATTCGGGATATTCGACTGTACGAACTCGCCCGCCAGCTCGCAGAGAACGATGGGCACCTCATCCCGGCATAG
- a CDS encoding type 1 glutamine amidotransferase domain-containing protein, translating into MKLEDTRIAMLVGPGFEDLEFWAVYMRMEEEGADIDVVGMEAGVEYTGKSGGLTAETEVAAKEVDTGAFDAVLVPGGWTPDKIRRDQSVLDLVRDVYEDGNIVGLICHAGLVGISAGIVEGSDATGSLGIKDDLINAGANWVDEPAFRDGNIVWGRVVADIPDYNRVLVNTLAEHSA; encoded by the coding sequence ATGAAACTGGAAGACACACGAATCGCGATGTTAGTCGGACCCGGATTCGAGGACCTGGAGTTCTGGGCCGTCTACATGCGCATGGAAGAGGAAGGGGCAGATATCGACGTCGTCGGCATGGAGGCCGGCGTAGAGTACACGGGCAAGAGCGGCGGACTCACCGCCGAGACCGAGGTCGCGGCCAAGGAGGTCGATACGGGGGCGTTTGACGCGGTCCTCGTGCCCGGCGGCTGGACGCCAGACAAGATTCGCCGCGACCAATCAGTGCTCGACCTCGTAAGGGACGTCTACGAGGACGGCAACATCGTCGGGCTGATCTGTCACGCCGGGCTGGTCGGCATTTCCGCCGGCATCGTCGAGGGTTCGGACGCGACAGGGTCCCTGGGCATCAAAGACGACCTCATAAATGCAGGCGCGAACTGGGTCGATGAACCCGCCTTTCGCGACGGCAACATCGTCTGGGGGCGCGTCGTCGCGGACATCCCCGATTACAACCGCGTCCTGGTGAACACACTGGCAGAGCACTCTGCATAG
- a CDS encoding Cdc6/Cdc18 family protein → MSDSDDLFILEDPIFVNKELLEISHLPEEDRIVGRDEEIKQLANAVNPAIFGQSPSNVLLYGKTGTGKSLCAKYVSRQLVDTAAEEGINAAYAYVDCAQDSTETQSVQTIADSVNTDENDIYIPDKGISTATYYKRLWRILDMRYDVVLIILDEIDKLEDDDILMQLSRAGEAGKIEDCKIGVIGISNKIKYKDRMDERVKSSLCEREFVFPPYDANQLNEIMSARSDAFREGVLEDGVIPRAAALAAREHGDARKAIDILRYAGEIAQSSDMKTVPEDFVVQARERAETDRFRELISGSTPHSRYVLQALTILSVDNADNNAEDIGFRTTRVYDVYEEICRQEGSESLSLRRVRDLLKEHAFLDIIEQTRHSGGSAEGSYTEHQLLEDPDVVQQVLEDTIS, encoded by the coding sequence ATGTCCGACTCTGACGATCTCTTCATTCTTGAAGACCCAATCTTCGTGAACAAGGAACTGCTTGAAATCAGCCATCTTCCGGAAGAGGACCGCATTGTTGGTCGTGATGAAGAAATCAAGCAATTGGCTAACGCGGTTAATCCCGCCATTTTTGGCCAGAGTCCTAGCAACGTTCTCCTGTATGGGAAGACTGGAACTGGGAAGTCTCTCTGTGCAAAATATGTCTCCCGCCAACTGGTCGATACCGCAGCTGAAGAGGGTATCAACGCTGCCTACGCGTATGTGGATTGTGCTCAAGATAGCACCGAAACTCAATCTGTACAGACGATTGCTGACTCAGTAAATACCGACGAGAATGATATCTACATTCCCGACAAGGGCATTAGCACTGCAACCTACTACAAGCGTCTCTGGCGGATTCTCGATATGCGTTATGACGTTGTCCTCATCATCCTCGACGAGATTGACAAACTCGAAGACGACGACATCCTGATGCAGCTGTCACGAGCTGGTGAGGCTGGAAAGATTGAAGATTGTAAGATTGGTGTTATTGGGATTAGCAACAAAATCAAGTATAAGGACCGGATGGACGAGCGGGTCAAGTCCAGTCTTTGCGAGCGTGAATTTGTGTTCCCGCCCTATGACGCTAATCAGCTCAATGAGATCATGAGTGCGCGGAGCGATGCGTTCAGAGAGGGGGTACTCGAAGATGGTGTTATCCCTCGGGCAGCTGCACTGGCGGCTCGTGAGCACGGCGATGCACGGAAAGCGATTGATATACTTCGATATGCAGGTGAAATCGCCCAATCGTCGGACATGAAGACGGTTCCCGAAGACTTCGTTGTTCAAGCTCGAGAGCGGGCTGAGACTGATCGGTTCCGTGAGCTCATTAGCGGCTCCACGCCGCATTCTCGATACGTACTACAGGCGCTGACTATCCTTTCGGTTGACAATGCTGACAATAACGCTGAGGATATCGGCTTCCGAACAACCCGAGTCTACGATGTATACGAAGAAATTTGCCGTCAGGAAGGTTCTGAGTCGCTTTCGTTACGACGCGTCCGCGACCTTCTCAAGGAACATGCTTTCTTGGATATCATCGAACAGACGCGCCATAGTGGTGGTAGTGCAGAGGGGAGCTATACAGAGCACCAGCTTCTGGAGGACCCAGATGTCGTACAACAGGTGCTCGAAGATACTATCAGCTGA
- a CDS encoding TIGR02391 family protein, with the protein MRISREFISEQYPSEQAVEDDEPGFRIETILSLDSEESVFDISTHEHYPGDSTATQSFGGTFVFSDWSDLQDVAELLQRYIREQDDQKRSITVPLDSGNGFNSRLGRHIEDIEEARFTVDDYGLEVDANGHRGEIRHYSKTVDYTHQDRRNAMAFLDMVDELFQDTNEEPILHLEHPDLRSDAVPEYVDGHYQSSVRTAFRVLEERIREEGDFSQDDTGVSLAQDAFNADHGPLTFADVEAEKLGWMYLYAGGFGALRNPPSHRDEKSIDQKRAMQILHYVDLLLDVLETEAAEN; encoded by the coding sequence ATGCGTATCTCACGGGAGTTTATTTCTGAACAGTATCCTTCGGAGCAGGCCGTAGAAGATGATGAACCTGGTTTCCGGATCGAGACGATCCTGAGCCTGGACAGTGAGGAGAGCGTTTTCGACATCAGCACCCACGAACACTATCCAGGAGATAGTACGGCGACCCAATCTTTTGGAGGGACCTTTGTTTTCTCAGACTGGTCTGACCTTCAGGACGTAGCTGAACTACTGCAGCGTTACATCCGCGAGCAGGATGATCAAAAGCGGTCGATAACTGTTCCTCTGGATTCTGGAAACGGATTCAATAGCAGACTTGGAAGGCATATAGAGGATATTGAGGAGGCCAGGTTCACAGTAGATGACTATGGGCTTGAGGTGGATGCAAACGGGCACCGAGGCGAGATACGCCACTACAGCAAGACCGTGGACTACACACATCAGGACCGGCGAAACGCTATGGCGTTTCTCGATATGGTCGATGAACTGTTCCAGGATACGAATGAAGAACCGATTCTGCACTTGGAACATCCAGATCTACGCAGTGATGCAGTTCCCGAGTACGTTGACGGGCACTACCAGAGCTCCGTCCGGACTGCGTTCCGAGTCCTCGAAGAGCGGATCAGGGAGGAGGGCGATTTTTCTCAAGATGACACCGGAGTGAGTCTGGCTCAAGATGCCTTCAACGCTGACCACGGCCCGCTTACTTTTGCCGACGTGGAAGCAGAGAAGCTTGGTTGGATGTATCTATATGCAGGAGGGTTCGGTGCTTTACGGAATCCTCCTAGTCACCGTGATGAGAAATCTATTGATCAGAAGCGTGCCATGCAGATTCTCCACTACGTCGACCTACTTCTCGATGTACTCGAGACAGAAGCTGCGGAGAACTGA
- a CDS encoding Cdc6/Cdc18 family protein, with translation MIRDARVLRAGFIPKEIEHRDAELNHLSSVLEPITNGEPADTAIVTGPSGAGKTCISKFVTERLREEVLDIETTYVNCWRNYTRFRTLYQILDDLGQTIDIHRQSTPHDELVDRIQQYDGPRTVIILDEVDQLEDPGILYDLHSLEQFALVCIANKEEELFSRVDDRLVSRLRSSEHVRMDKYHDEQLYDILSARAKWGLDEDVITDDQLYRIADAAAGDARLAIGILRTAASEADREDEERITDDMLLDAADDARAQIRQTSLDSLTPHQQTVYEIVHEDGPLGPGAIHERYRDAVEDPRTKRTIRTYLSKMVQYNLLEANGTSRDRQYSVVTEPVSSPAN, from the coding sequence ATGATTCGCGATGCTCGTGTGCTTCGGGCGGGGTTCATACCGAAGGAAATCGAACATCGCGACGCCGAGTTGAACCACCTCTCCAGCGTTCTGGAACCGATTACGAACGGGGAACCCGCCGACACCGCCATCGTCACAGGCCCCAGCGGCGCCGGGAAGACGTGCATCTCGAAGTTCGTCACCGAGCGTCTGCGAGAGGAAGTGCTGGACATCGAGACCACCTATGTCAACTGCTGGCGCAACTACACCCGCTTCCGAACGCTCTACCAGATTCTCGACGACCTCGGCCAGACCATTGATATCCATCGGCAGTCGACACCCCACGACGAACTCGTCGACCGGATCCAACAGTACGATGGACCGCGAACGGTGATCATCCTCGACGAGGTCGACCAGCTGGAAGATCCGGGCATCCTCTACGACCTGCACAGCTTGGAGCAGTTCGCGCTTGTCTGTATCGCTAACAAAGAAGAGGAGCTGTTCAGCCGTGTCGACGACCGGCTCGTGAGCCGACTCCGCTCCAGCGAACACGTCCGGATGGACAAGTACCACGACGAGCAACTCTACGACATCCTGAGTGCCCGTGCGAAATGGGGTCTCGACGAGGATGTCATCACCGACGACCAGCTCTATCGCATCGCCGATGCGGCCGCCGGCGACGCCCGTCTCGCGATAGGGATTCTCCGTACCGCCGCTAGCGAGGCTGATAGAGAAGATGAAGAGCGAATCACAGACGACATGCTGTTGGACGCTGCGGATGACGCCCGGGCACAAATCAGGCAGACGAGCCTCGATTCACTCACACCACACCAACAAACCGTCTACGAAATCGTTCATGAGGATGGTCCCCTCGGACCAGGAGCCATCCACGAGCGCTATCGCGACGCCGTCGAAGACCCGCGAACGAAACGGACGATTCGGACGTACCTCTCGAAGATGGTCCAGTACAACCTTCTAGAAGCCAACGGGACGAGCCGAGACCGGCAGTATTCCGTCGTCACCGAACCAGTCAGTTCGCCGGCGAACTGA
- a CDS encoding type B DNA-directed DNA polymerase, protein MVFTIDFLDDGRVLEWEVTDDGAVATERDDYTPRFYVAPRDPETDLDLTTLESVYDQHPDVVATETVARRPGFRRDKETVLAVDAAHIDRVTPLARQVRQLSDYPIGDLACFNVDFSREFRYCLEKGVNPTPASELSTLRLSVPVTETSNDIYGELSVAGDTVTGSPSELLAAVQAAFDAYDPDVLVCSTSEIVPTLYEMGTDAGVDDFSLSRWPDVDYQQLAGASTYASYGQVGHSPARYNVPGRAIIDESNTFFYGETNLDGVLDLVSRSKKPVQELAWASIGNVLTAIQICEAHDRGVLVPWNSWRHELFKPMGTLHDADRGGFIFAPEVGFHENVHELDFSSLYPNIICTRNVSPDVIRCDCHSDRDDVPGLGYSICDERGYLVDVLQPIIDARDEIKAAIRRERQRDEPDEKRLDELEGRSGALKWILVACFGYQGFSNAKFGRIECHEAINAYAREILLLAKQRLEAGGWRVVHGIVDSIWVTPDPDVDNAYREDLETLAMDITDEVEIRLEYEAHYDWVAFVPQRESNAGALTKYFGKVSGEEEFKLRGIEARQRSTPPFIEAVQRECIEVLDETRSADVVIHRLKAAIARLHSGEVVADQLVERNRVSKPLEGYTQNTQNVAALKRARDQELGVHPGQDIEYVVVDDQKSSRDRVALAHEEIEEYDPEYYETQLVRAVESVLSPKGWDQTDIRRELAETTTSRLRDFC, encoded by the coding sequence ATGGTGTTCACTATCGACTTCCTGGATGACGGCCGCGTCCTAGAGTGGGAAGTGACCGACGACGGCGCCGTCGCGACCGAGCGCGATGACTACACCCCACGCTTCTACGTCGCCCCTCGCGACCCAGAGACCGACCTCGACCTCACGACACTCGAATCGGTGTACGACCAGCACCCGGACGTCGTCGCGACCGAGACGGTTGCGCGACGGCCCGGGTTTCGACGGGACAAAGAGACAGTCCTCGCCGTCGACGCCGCCCACATCGACCGCGTCACTCCACTCGCCCGGCAGGTACGCCAGCTGTCCGACTATCCGATCGGTGATCTCGCATGCTTCAATGTTGATTTCTCGCGGGAGTTCCGGTACTGCTTGGAGAAGGGCGTCAATCCCACGCCGGCGAGCGAGCTGTCGACGCTCCGGCTCAGTGTCCCGGTGACCGAAACGAGCAACGATATCTATGGAGAGCTGTCCGTCGCCGGCGACACCGTCACCGGCTCGCCCTCGGAGCTCTTGGCCGCCGTACAGGCAGCATTCGACGCATACGATCCGGACGTCCTGGTCTGCTCGACGAGTGAGATTGTCCCGACACTCTACGAGATGGGAACAGACGCCGGCGTCGACGACTTCTCGCTGAGTCGGTGGCCGGACGTGGACTACCAGCAACTCGCAGGTGCGTCGACCTACGCCAGCTACGGCCAAGTGGGCCACTCACCAGCACGGTACAATGTTCCGGGCCGGGCCATCATCGACGAGTCGAACACGTTCTTCTACGGAGAGACGAACCTCGATGGTGTCCTCGACCTCGTGTCGCGCTCGAAAAAGCCCGTCCAAGAACTCGCCTGGGCATCTATCGGGAACGTCCTGACGGCGATTCAGATCTGTGAAGCCCACGACCGCGGCGTGCTCGTCCCGTGGAACTCCTGGCGTCATGAACTCTTCAAGCCGATGGGCACGCTGCACGACGCCGACCGCGGCGGCTTCATCTTCGCGCCGGAGGTCGGTTTCCACGAGAACGTTCACGAACTCGACTTTTCGAGTCTGTATCCGAACATCATCTGTACGCGAAACGTCTCACCAGACGTCATCCGTTGTGACTGCCACAGCGATCGTGACGATGTGCCCGGGTTGGGGTACTCAATTTGTGACGAGCGTGGCTACCTCGTCGACGTCCTCCAGCCGATTATCGACGCCCGAGACGAGATCAAGGCAGCCATCCGTCGAGAACGCCAACGTGACGAGCCCGACGAAAAGCGCCTCGACGAGCTCGAGGGTCGCTCGGGAGCGCTGAAGTGGATCCTCGTCGCATGCTTCGGCTATCAGGGGTTCAGTAACGCGAAATTCGGTCGTATCGAGTGCCACGAAGCCATCAACGCCTACGCTCGTGAGATATTGCTCTTGGCGAAACAGCGCCTGGAGGCGGGCGGCTGGCGCGTCGTCCATGGTATCGTCGACTCAATCTGGGTCACGCCGGATCCAGACGTCGACAACGCGTACCGCGAGGACCTCGAAACGCTCGCGATGGACATTACCGACGAAGTCGAGATTCGCCTCGAGTACGAAGCTCACTACGATTGGGTGGCGTTCGTCCCGCAGCGAGAGAGCAACGCCGGCGCGTTGACGAAGTACTTTGGAAAAGTCAGCGGCGAGGAGGAGTTCAAGCTCCGTGGCATCGAAGCTCGCCAGCGGTCGACACCGCCGTTCATCGAAGCGGTACAACGGGAGTGTATAGAGGTGCTTGATGAGACACGGTCAGCAGACGTAGTCATCCACCGGCTCAAAGCGGCGATTGCGAGACTGCATTCCGGGGAGGTTGTTGCCGACCAACTTGTCGAACGGAATCGAGTCTCAAAACCACTGGAAGGGTATACCCAGAACACGCAGAACGTGGCCGCGCTCAAACGGGCACGAGATCAAGAATTGGGCGTCCATCCGGGACAGGACATCGAGTACGTGGTCGTCGACGATCAGAAATCATCTCGGGACCGTGTCGCCCTAGCTCATGAAGAGATTGAGGAATACGATCCCGAGTACTACGAGACACAGCTCGTTCGAGCGGTCGAGAGTGTCCTCTCTCCAAAAGGGTGGGATCAGACAGATATTCGACGGGAACTCGCTGAAACGACTACGAGTCGGCTAAGAGACTTTTGCTGA
- a CDS encoding protein adenylyltransferase SelO — protein MAFSFDTTYKNLDANLYSRVTPKSIANPEILLLNTGLCTDLGLDTAALNATILAGQELLEEPIAQAYAGHQYGSFTVLGDGRAMTLGEHVHDSSRWDIQLKGSGRTPYSGRGDGKATVSSMLREYLYSYAMQRLNINTSRSLAVIETDDVVERRQREAGAILVRVMNSHIRYGTFQYVAGHASDELQRFTDYVIDRHYPQLNATARTYLEFFDAVMQSSIEMVVDWLRVGFIHGVMNTDNMSIDGETFDYGPCAFMNYYDEQAVFSSIDKHGRYAFGNQRPILRWNLERFAEALQPLCTQTALTYDELEGKLDEFEERFDAHYYTMMRSKLGINSDGEDELVDEFIEWLRKSNADYINTFLELETPGTFDYPEFATAEFEQLRDKLAAVGLDEELMQEANPRYIPRNYLVEEALDEYLETGDLSKFKGLLTVLENPYTSTDMGSQFQQPPPREFDAEYTTYCNT, from the coding sequence ATGGCCTTTTCATTTGACACCACGTACAAAAATTTAGACGCGAACCTCTATTCCAGAGTAACGCCCAAGAGTATCGCTAATCCGGAAATTTTGCTTCTAAACACCGGTCTCTGTACTGATCTTGGATTAGATACAGCAGCGCTCAATGCTACCATTCTAGCAGGCCAGGAGCTCCTGGAAGAACCAATCGCCCAAGCATATGCAGGCCACCAGTATGGAAGTTTTACCGTCCTGGGCGATGGGAGGGCCATGACACTTGGCGAACATGTACACGACAGTAGTAGGTGGGATATTCAACTGAAAGGGTCCGGTCGAACCCCCTACTCCGGAAGAGGCGATGGCAAGGCGACTGTCAGCTCGATGCTCAGAGAGTATCTGTATTCATATGCGATGCAGCGTCTCAACATCAACACATCGCGAAGTCTGGCAGTCATCGAAACTGACGACGTAGTCGAACGACGACAGAGAGAAGCTGGAGCCATCCTTGTCCGAGTGATGAACAGCCACATTCGATACGGAACCTTCCAGTATGTTGCAGGTCACGCATCCGACGAACTACAGCGATTCACGGACTATGTTATCGACAGGCACTATCCGCAGCTAAATGCAACGGCTCGCACTTATCTAGAATTCTTCGATGCAGTCATGCAGTCGTCGATCGAGATGGTCGTTGACTGGCTGCGTGTCGGATTCATCCATGGTGTGATGAATACGGACAACATGAGTATCGATGGCGAGACATTTGATTACGGCCCCTGTGCGTTCATGAATTATTACGACGAGCAGGCGGTCTTCAGCTCGATCGACAAGCACGGCCGATATGCGTTCGGAAACCAGCGACCCATCTTGCGGTGGAATCTTGAACGGTTTGCAGAGGCACTCCAACCCCTGTGTACGCAAACAGCGCTCACGTACGATGAACTCGAAGGCAAACTGGACGAATTTGAGGAGCGGTTTGATGCACACTACTACACGATGATGCGGTCGAAACTGGGAATCAACTCAGATGGCGAGGACGAACTCGTCGATGAATTTATCGAGTGGCTTCGCAAATCGAACGCAGACTATATCAATACCTTCCTCGAATTAGAGACGCCTGGCACGTTTGATTACCCGGAGTTTGCAACTGCAGAATTCGAACAGCTCAGGGATAAGTTGGCTGCTGTCGGCCTAGATGAGGAGTTGATGCAGGAAGCCAATCCGCGGTATATCCCCCGCAACTATCTCGTTGAAGAGGCATTGGACGAGTATCTCGAAACTGGAGATCTCTCCAAATTCAAGGGGTTACTGACCGTGTTGGAAAATCCCTATACATCGACGGATATGGGGTCACAATTCCAGCAACCACCGCCGCGAGAATTCGATGCAGAGTATACAACGTACTGTAATACTTGA
- a CDS encoding YIP1 family protein, whose product MPYTPLFAPDEFFAPDEFSAQRPPSLAGAAIILIFTSVVAVASGVPYADQFPSEFTPEGLVFVFLIAGLIGGAALWTVLTVPVYLLTAIVGGTGSIARTAANIGWASLPLLLRHTILTLTIWVLTLTGDAPPIAMTQMQPPSPLFLFNLLTGVIAYVWLGYLFTYAIRDARNLDIRRSAGVAGIVIMIPLLNTALSLFGVF is encoded by the coding sequence ATGCCCTACACACCGCTATTCGCTCCGGATGAGTTTTTCGCTCCGGATGAGTTTTCCGCTCAACGGCCTCCGTCACTAGCCGGTGCCGCGATCATCTTAATTTTCACAAGTGTCGTCGCCGTTGCGAGTGGGGTGCCGTACGCAGACCAATTTCCGTCCGAATTCACGCCCGAAGGACTTGTGTTCGTGTTTCTCATTGCCGGTTTAATCGGCGGTGCTGCTCTCTGGACCGTATTGACAGTTCCCGTGTATCTCCTGACCGCGATTGTTGGCGGCACTGGCTCGATCGCCCGGACTGCGGCAAACATCGGATGGGCATCGCTTCCGCTCTTGTTGCGACACACGATTCTGACACTCACTATCTGGGTCCTCACGCTTACCGGAGACGCTCCACCGATAGCGATGACTCAGATGCAGCCTCCGTCTCCGTTGTTCCTATTTAATCTCCTCACCGGCGTCATCGCCTACGTTTGGCTCGGGTATCTTTTCACGTACGCCATCCGGGATGCTCGAAATCTGGATATTCGACGCTCGGCTGGCGTCGCAGGAATTGTCATTATGATCCCGCTGCTTAACACTGCTTTGAGCCTCTTTGGAGTGTTTTAG